Genomic DNA from Candidatus Sphingomonas phytovorans:
AGGCCCGTGCCGAGGCACTGGGCATAGCAGCCCGTACGCCGGTGTCGCTGCGCGACAGCGAGGCACAGGCCGAATTCGCGGCCTTCGGAGCCGATGTGGCTGTGGTGGCGGCGTACGGCCTCATCCTGCCGCGCCCGGTGCTTGAGGCACCCCGGATGGGATGCCTCAACGTCCATGCCTCGCTGCTGCCGCGCTGGCGGGGCGCCGCGCCGATCCAGCGCGCGATCCTTGCCGGCGATGCCGAGACGGGCGTTGGCATCATGCAGATGGAGACAGGCCTCGATACCGGTCCGGTCCGGCTCGAGGGCCGGACACCCATCGACGGCAAGACCGCCGGCGCGCTGACCGATGAGCTCAGCGCCATGGGTGCGCGGCTGATGGTCGAGGTGCTCGCTGACATGGTCGGCTATCCGCCAGTGGCGCAGCCCGAGGACGGCATCACCTATGCTCCGAAGATCGACAAGGCGGAGGCGCGGATCGATTTCTCCAGGAGTGCCGTCGATGTCGAGCGGCAGATTCGTGCGTTCAACCCGGTGCCGGGCGCCTATTTCGAGCATGCCGGCGAGCGGGTCCGTATCCTGACCGCTTCGGTAGCGCCCCTGTCCACTCTCTCGTCCGAGGTTTCACCCGGCCAGGTCATCGACGATCGACTCGCCATTGCCTGCGCCGATGCTGCATTGCTGCCGCTGACCGTGCAACGCGCCGGACGTGGCGTCATGACGGCATCCGAGCTGCTGAGGGGGTTCGCCATCCCGGCGGGAACGCGGCTGACATGACGCGGTTCGCGCTGACGGTAGAATATGACGGCCGCCCGTTCATGGGCTGGCAGCGTCAGTCGCATGGGCCGAGCGTCCAGCAGGCCATCGAGACCGCAGCACGCGAAATCACCGGCGAGACGGTCGCGGTCCATGCCGCCGGACGCACCGATGCCGGGGTCCATGCAACCGGCATGCGCGCTCATCTCGACATCGCACGGTCAATCACTCCCTTTCGCCTGATGGAGGCGCTCAACGCCAAGCTGCGCCCAGCACCGGTAGCGATCCTGGCCTGCGAGAGCGTCTCCGACGCCTGGCACGCCCGCTTCTCCTGCATGGCGCGACATTATGAATACCGGATCGTCACCCGGCGCGCGCCGCTTACCATCGAAACCGGGCTCGCGTGGCGGGTGCCAACGGCGCTCGACGCAGAGGCAATGGCGCAGGGCGCCGCCCGGCTGGTCGGCCGGCATGACTTCACCACTTTCCGGTCGGCCCATTGCCAGGCGGACAGCCCCTTGCGCACGCTCGACCGGCTCGATGTTCTCGCGGCCGACGACCGGATCAGCGTATTCGCCTCCGCGCGTTCCTTCCTCCACCATCAGGTGCGCTCGATGGTCGGCTGCCTGGCGCTGGTCGGACAAGGGAAATGGTCGCCCGACGATCTCCAGGCCGCGCTTGAAGCGCGAGACCGGTCGAAGCTGGGGCTCAACGCGCCGCCGGACGGCCTATATTTCCTGCGCGCCGACTATCCCTAGCAACACGCATCCGGGGCATCAGCGCACGAACCGCGCGGCCAGTTCCACATGGGTTGACCAGCGGAACTGACCCACCGGCTGGATCCACTCAAGCGTGTAGCCGCCCTTGCATAATATCTCGGCATCTCGCGCGAACGTACCGGGATTGCACGAAACATAGGCAATGATCGGTGTCCTGGCCGCTGCCAGTTGCAACACCTGCTCGCGAGCCCCCGCCCGCGGCGGATCAAGCACGATCGCGTCGAACCGGTCGCATTCAGCCGTCGTCAACGGCCTGCGGAACAGGTCACGGTGATCGGCGAAAAGCGTGCGTCCGGCCCGCGCGCCAGCCGCCTTGAGCGACAGGATGGCGTCACGCGCCGCTTCCCCCGCATAGACTCGCCCAGGCAGTGCCAGCGCGAACGTCCCCAGGCCGGAGAAGAGATCGGCGATCGTCCCCGCCTGCCCGACGGCCTCGCGCACCGCCGCGACGAGCGCCGCCTCTCCCTCGCGCGTTGCCTGGAGAAAGGAATTGTGCGGCATCGGCACCGGGATTCCGGCGAGCGTGATGCTGACAGGCTCCGGCTCCCACCGCGTCTCCGGACCCAGGCCGTTGTCGATGGAGAGGCGCGCGACGCCATGGCGCTGGCAAAAGGCGGTGATCGCTTCGGCCGCCGCCAGCCCTTCGGCCTCGATCCCCTCGATCAGCAGGTCGATACCCTGATCGGCTTCAGTCAGATGGAGGCGGGCGCGCCGATTGGCCTTGAGGAAGCGCGCCAGCAATACCCGCAACGGCGCCACCAGGCCGAAGAGCGCCGGGGTAAGAATCCAGCATTCCTGGAGATCGACCAGCGCATGACTCGATCCTTCGCTGAAGCCGATGCGGATACGCCCGCCCTTGGCCTCGGCCTGCAACGCGGCGCGGCGACGCGTTCGGGGTGGCGATAAAGCTGGCGGACGAATGTCGGTGGCGAGCCCCTGCGCTTCGAGCGCGCCAGCGATCCGGTCGCTGATGAAGCGCGCATAGCTCTCATCATCGAGATGCTGGAGCTGACAGCCGCCACAGGTCGGAAAGTGGCGGCATGGCGGCGCCTGATGATGCGGACCGGGGATCACGGCGCCTTCCTCGGTCAGCATGTCGCCGGGTGCCGCCAGCGCGGCGTGGCGGCCATTGGCGGTGATGCCGTCGCCCCGTGCAGCGACGCGCACGATCGTGTCGCTCATAGTAAACCTCTGACGGCGGTAAGTGCCCGGGCCAGATCGTCGGCGATGAAACTGCCACCGAGCCTGTCGGCAGCCGCGCCGTGAAGCCAGACTCCAGCCGCGGCGGCATCGATCGCCGATCCGTGATTGCCAGCCAACATTGCGCCGATCGCGCCGGCCAGCACATCGCCCGTGCCGGCGGTGGAAAGCCAGCCGCTCGTGCCCTGCGCAACCCGAACCATTCCGTCGGGCGCCGCGATGACGGTGTCAGCTCCCTTGAACACCACCGTCGCGCCCGATTTCCTCGCCGCAGCCCTTGCGCGTTCGATCTTGCTGCCGCCGCCCTTGCCGAACAGCGCGTCGAACTCACCAGCATGGGGTGTCAGCACGACTGGCGCCCCATGGCCGCAAACCCGCGAAAGCCGCTGCTCGTCGAGCAGATGAAGCGCATCGCCGTCGATCACCAACGGATGCGAGGAGGCCAGTGCCTGATCAAGCCGGGTTCCGGCGACCGCTCCGCGGCCCAGGCCGACGCCGATCACCACCGCGCCGATGCGCGCATCGCTCAAGGCTTCCCCCGCGAAAGGCCTGCGGACGATGGCATGGGGTTGGCCCGCCAATCCCTCTCCGAGCAAAAGGACATAACCGGCACCAGCCCGCATTGCCGACAGCGCGGCAAGTTCGGCAGCGCCGGACATCTCACCGGCAATGACCACGACCATGCCGCGCGTATATTTGTGGGAGTCCGGTCCCGGCGTCGGGAGGCGTGGTTCTCCCAGCACGACCGCGTCGCTCGATGTCGGAACCCCGATATCGAGGACCCTGACGGCACCGCAACGCCCAGCCGCCGGGTAGAGCAGGTGCGAAGGCTTGGCCGCTCCAAGCGCCAGCGTGAGATCGAACACGGGAACATCGTTCAGCACGCCACCATCATCGGTGGCGACACCGCTTGGCAGATCAATCGCGATCGCCAGCCTTGCCTTTTCCCGCAGGCGCGCGAGATCGCCCGCGATCGATTCCTCCAGCGGCCGGGACAGGCCAGTCCCGAACAGGGCGTCGACCAGAACCGGTGCAGGCGCCGTTTCGGCAAGCGCCTCGACCGGGGCGCCCCAACCGGCGCGGGCGTGCCTCGCCGATTCGGCGCGGGGTTCGGCACAGGCAGCCACACGCACCGGGAGTCCGGCCGCAAGCAATGCCGTCGCAGCGACATAACCGTCCCCGCCATTGTTGCCAGGTCCGCACAGGACCAGCACTTCATTGCCGGAAGCCAGCCGCCGGACCATCCCGGCAACTTCGAGACCGGCCCGGTGCATCAGGCTTTCGACCGTTGCGCCCCTCGCGATCGCTTCACCCTCGGCCGCGCGCATTTCCGCTGCCGTCAGCAGCGGTTTACCGGAAAGTGACGTCATGACGCCGGCTTCGGCGACCCACGCACGGTGGCCGGCAACCGGTACCGGTCGCCGCCCAACGCCACCTCGATGCTTTCCTTGTCCAATACCGTGACGACCGCCTTTTCCGCGCCGTCAGCGGCGATCACGCCGCGACCGTCCTTGGTCACCAGCAAGCGGTGGAAGGCGCCGTCAGGATAGCGAAGGGTCAGCACCAGACCCTCGTCGCGCTGCTCGCGATCGACGGTGCACACTCGCGCAAAATCATTCGATCCCGCCCTCGCGCAGACGATATTGCCCGATTCCTCGGCCCGCGCGTTCTGCGCCGCCTCGGCATTGGCAAGCGTGCTGTGATCGGTCTTCGCCTCGCCGCAGGCGGCGAGGGCCAGGGCAAGCACCAGTGCGCTAGATATCCGCGTAGACATGAGTTTCGGCACTGGCTCCAGGGTGCGTGACCGCGCCCTTATAAGCAGGGCCGACCGTGGCCGCATAGCGCCACAGCGCGCCGGATTGATAGTCATGCGCGCGTGGCACCCAATTGGCGCGGCGCGCGGCAAGAACATCCTCTGCTACATCCAGATCGATCGTGCCGGTTTCAGCATCGATGCGGATGATATCGCCATTCTCGACCAGCGCGATCGGACCGCCGTCAGCCGCCTCCGGCCCGACATGCCCGATACAGAAGCCGCGCGTGGCACCCGAAAAGCGCCCGTCAGTGATCAGCGCTACCTTCTCGCCCAGGCCAAGCCCGTAGAGCGCCGCGGTGGTGGACAACATCTCGCGCATGCCGGGACCGCCCTTGGGCCCTTCGTAACGGATGACGATCACCTCGCCTTCGTTGATCTCGCGCGCCTCGACCGCGGCAAAGGTGTCCTCCTCGCAATCGAACACGCGTGCCGGTCCGGTGAATTGCAGCCGGTGCATGCCAGCCACCTTCACGATCGCGCCATTGGGCGCCAGGGTACCGCGCAGGCCGACAACGCCGCCAGTCGGCGTGATCGGTGCCTTCACGTCATAGATCACCTTCTGGTCGGGATTCCACGTCACCCGATCGATATTCTCGCCAAGCGTCTTGCCGGTCACGGTCAGGCAATCACCATATAGCAGACCATTGGCGAGCATCGTCTTCATCAACATGTAGACGCCACCGGCCTCGTACATATCCTTGGCGACATACTTACCACCCGGTTTCAGATCGGCAATGTAAGGTGTTGATTTAAATATCTCCGCCACGTCAAACAGGTCGAAATCGATACCAGCTTCGTTCGCCATCGCCGGCAGGTGCAATGCGCCGTTGGTCGACCCCCCGGTCGCCGCGACGATTCGGGCCGCGTTGATGAACGCTTCCCGAGTGCAGATGTCGCGCGGACGGATATTGGCGGCGATCAGTTCCATTACCTGGGCGCCGGCCGCGACCGCGATCTGCTCGCGCGTGGTATAGGGCGCCGGCACCATGTTCGAATTGGGCAGCGACAGGCCGATGGCCTCGCCGACGCACGCCATGGTGTTGGCGGTATACTGGCCGCCGCATGCCCCGTGCCCCGGGCATGCAACCTTCTCGAGTTCGGTCAGGTCCTTGATCGGACAATTGCCGGCGGCATGCTGGCCGACCGCCTCGAACACATCGACAACGGTGACGTCACGATCATGATAGCGGCCAGGAAGAATCGATCCGCCATAGACGAAGATGCTCGGCACGTTGAGGCGGAGCATCGCCATCATCATGCCAGGCAGCGACTTGTCGCAACCAGCGAAGCCGACCAGCGCGTCGTAGCAATGACCGCGCACGCTAAGCTCGACCGAATCGGCGATCACCTCGCGGCTGACCAGCGAGGACTTCATCCCCTGATGGCCCATCGCGATACCGTCGGTGACGGTGATGGTGTTGAAGCGTCGCGGCATGCCGCCGCCCTGGATCACGCCTGCGCGCGCGGCATCCGCCTGCGCGTCGAGGGTCGTGTTGCACGGTGCACTGTCGTTGCCCGCGCTGGCGAGCGCGACGAACGGCTTGGCAATATCCTCCTCGGCGATCCCCATCGCATAATAATAGCTGCGGTGCGGGGCACGCTCGGGACCGACCGACACATGGCGGCTGGGGAGCTTCGATTTGTCGAACTGATGAGTCATGCGGCGCCTATGTCGCCAGAGGGGCCTTTTGCGCAAGACTATTGCTGATTTTTATCAGAATAGGCCCGAGAATGTCGGCCCAGCGCGCAACGCCAGCCTCGTCGCTGATCAGATCGTTGCGGATTTCGATCGCGAGACTCGGGATGCCATTGGCCTCACCGTGACGGTTGAGCGTCGCGTTGAGCACCCGGCCCGAATAGGGTTCATTGTCTCCGGTCTCGATCCCCGACGCCCGCAACATCGCGACGGCGATGTCAGCCGCACGGCGATCGCGATTGTACAAGATGCCGGCATGCCAGGGCCGGGCGCTCGCCGCGCCACTCTCCAGTTCGGGCGTGAAGCTGTGGATCGAGGCAAGCAATGTCGGGCTGGCCGCCTGGATCAGCCTGGCCAGCGCGCGATGATAGGGTGCGTGGAATCGGGCGACACGATCGGCCCGCTCGGCGACGACATTGCCGGGGATTGCATGGCCATCGCTTACCACCGGGATAAGCGACGCGTGGTCGGGCTGGCGGTGGAGGTCGATCACCAGGCGCGACACCGTCGCGAGGATCGCCGGCGCCTCAAGCCGGGTCGCCAGAACTCCGGTCAGCGGTGCCGCGCCGATATCGATCGCGATGTGCTTGTGCAGCAACGCGGCTGGAATGCCGAGATCGACCCCGTCCGGCACTGCGTTCGAGGCGTGATCGCAGATCAGCATGATACCGCCGGGCGCGCCGGGCAGGATGACGGGCGCGCTCACCACGCACTTCCACGCAAAACGGCGGCGGACTCACGTCCGCCGCCGCCATGGGGGGATGACGCCCGGGGGGGCCGGGGATCATCAGCGGGCGCGGCGTCTGGGACGGCGGACCCGTTCGATCCGTACCCAGCAAGAGCAGTGCCAATAACGGTTTGCCATGGCGCGTAGCGCGGGCTTGGGAAAAGGCGTGTCATTTCGGGGCAAGAAACCGTCACGCGAGTACCGATTCGAGACACCACCAGCCGGGACGCGCAGCGCGGACGGCGTTGGCGGCGGCAGTCCGGTCTTCGGGCCGATCATATAGCGCGAAGCAGGTAGCACCTGAACCGGACATCCGGACCAGCCGCGTCCCGGCGCCATCGAGCAACAGGGCGAGCGCGTCGCCGATTGCCGGGGCGATGCTCCGGGCCGGCGCTTCGAGATCGTTGCGGCCGAGCAACGCCCGGCCAAGCAGCGCGCCATCGCCGATCGGGCCGCGGTCCCGCCCGTCCCAGGCAGCGAACACCGGTCCGGTCGAGACGGCAACCCCCGGGTTGACGAGAAGGACCGGCATGCCGGTGAGGCCATCGACCGGCTCGAGTTGCTCCCCCCTGCCCCGCCCAAGCGCACTGCGGCCAAGCAGACATGCCGGAACGTCGGAGCCGAGCGAGTCGGCGATGGCAAACAAGCGCGGATCGTCGAGCGACACGTCGTCTCGCCGCGCGAGGGCGCGCAAGGCGGCCGCGGCATCAGCCGATCCGCCCCCGATGCCCGACGCAACCGGCAAGCGCTTCACCAACGTGAAGGCACCCGCCGGTTTGGCGAATTCGGCGGCATAGGCGCTGGCCGCGCGCGTGACGAGATTGTCGCCCTCACCCGTCAGCAGGCCCGCGAACGGCCCTTCGATCACCAGTGATGGCGGCCCGTCGGCGAGCCGCAATTCGTCGCCATCCTGAACGAACGCGAACAGCGTCTCGATCTCATGATAGCCGTCGTCGCGCCGCGACCGGACGTGCAGCGCCAGATTGATCTTGGCCGGGGCTTGCTCGACGATCACGGCTGAACGCGAACCCCGTCGGCGATCTTCGCCGCAATGCGTGGCCCATCCTTGGCATCCGCGGCGATGGCGGCCGCCTGCCAGGCATAGCGCGCCTCATATCGGCGCCCGAGCGACCAATAGGCGTCACCCAGATGTTCGTTGATAGTGGCGTTGGCAGGCTGGCCCCGCGCGGCGAGCTCAAGCATGGGGACCGCCCTGCGCGTATCGCCGTGCTGGAAATAGGCCCAGGCGAGCGAATCGATGATCGACGCGTCGCCGGGCTGGAGCGCATTTGCCTTCTCCAGCAGCGTGATCGAGATGGCGGGATCCTCCCCATGTTCCAGTCGGGCATAGCCCAGATAGTTGAGCGCGACCGGTTCCTCCGGCGCCATTTCGACTGCCCGTTCCAACGCCTTGCGCGCCTCGGGCCAGCGACCCGCCTGATCGAGCGTGCCGCCGAGCTGAAGAAAAAGGGTCCAGGACGGCGTATCGCCCGCACGCCTGATGGCGAGCGAATAGGCGCGCGCCGCATCCTCGAAGCGGCCGGCCGAGGTGAGCAGATCCCCGATCCGGACCGCATCGGCGCTGGTGGCGTCCTTGCGATTGGACAGTGCCGTCGCGGCGGCGAGAGCCCCCGCGTCTTCACCTGCATTACTGAGCACCGAGACGCGCGCTTCCAACGCGCTTTCATGGAACGGACTTGACGGTTTGACCTGGTCGAGCAGTGCAAGCGCCCTTTCGCTCGCCCCGCCTCGCACCAGAGCCC
This window encodes:
- the fmt gene encoding methionyl-tRNA formyltransferase, encoding MRIIFMGTPEFSVPVLQALADAGHDVVAAYSQPPRRAGRGKSLTPSPVQARAEALGIAARTPVSLRDSEAQAEFAAFGADVAVVAAYGLILPRPVLEAPRMGCLNVHASLLPRWRGAAPIQRAILAGDAETGVGIMQMETGLDTGPVRLEGRTPIDGKTAGALTDELSAMGARLMVEVLADMVGYPPVAQPEDGITYAPKIDKAEARIDFSRSAVDVERQIRAFNPVPGAYFEHAGERVRILTASVAPLSTLSSEVSPGQVIDDRLAIACADAALLPLTVQRAGRGVMTASELLRGFAIPAGTRLT
- the truA gene encoding tRNA pseudouridine(38-40) synthase TruA; the encoded protein is MTRFALTVEYDGRPFMGWQRQSHGPSVQQAIETAAREITGETVAVHAAGRTDAGVHATGMRAHLDIARSITPFRLMEALNAKLRPAPVAILACESVSDAWHARFSCMARHYEYRIVTRRAPLTIETGLAWRVPTALDAEAMAQGAARLVGRHDFTTFRSAHCQADSPLRTLDRLDVLAADDRISVFASARSFLHHQVRSMVGCLALVGQGKWSPDDLQAALEARDRSKLGLNAPPDGLYFLRADYP
- a CDS encoding class I SAM-dependent RNA methyltransferase: MSDTIVRVAARGDGITANGRHAALAAPGDMLTEEGAVIPGPHHQAPPCRHFPTCGGCQLQHLDDESYARFISDRIAGALEAQGLATDIRPPALSPPRTRRRAALQAEAKGGRIRIGFSEGSSHALVDLQECWILTPALFGLVAPLRVLLARFLKANRRARLHLTEADQGIDLLIEGIEAEGLAAAEAITAFCQRHGVARLSIDNGLGPETRWEPEPVSITLAGIPVPMPHNSFLQATREGEAALVAAVREAVGQAGTIADLFSGLGTFALALPGRVYAGEAARDAILSLKAAGARAGRTLFADHRDLFRRPLTTAECDRFDAIVLDPPRAGAREQVLQLAAARTPIIAYVSCNPGTFARDAEILCKGGYTLEWIQPVGQFRWSTHVELAARFVR
- a CDS encoding NAD(P)H-hydrate dehydratase, whose amino-acid sequence is MTSLSGKPLLTAAEMRAAEGEAIARGATVESLMHRAGLEVAGMVRRLASGNEVLVLCGPGNNGGDGYVAATALLAAGLPVRVAACAEPRAESARHARAGWGAPVEALAETAPAPVLVDALFGTGLSRPLEESIAGDLARLREKARLAIAIDLPSGVATDDGGVLNDVPVFDLTLALGAAKPSHLLYPAAGRCGAVRVLDIGVPTSSDAVVLGEPRLPTPGPDSHKYTRGMVVVIAGEMSGAAELAALSAMRAGAGYVLLLGEGLAGQPHAIVRRPFAGEALSDARIGAVVIGVGLGRGAVAGTRLDQALASSHPLVIDGDALHLLDEQRLSRVCGHGAPVVLTPHAGEFDALFGKGGGSKIERARAAARKSGATVVFKGADTVIAAPDGMVRVAQGTSGWLSTAGTGDVLAGAIGAMLAGNHGSAIDAAAAGVWLHGAAADRLGGSFIADDLARALTAVRGLL
- the ilvD gene encoding dihydroxy-acid dehydratase, yielding MTHQFDKSKLPSRHVSVGPERAPHRSYYYAMGIAEEDIAKPFVALASAGNDSAPCNTTLDAQADAARAGVIQGGGMPRRFNTITVTDGIAMGHQGMKSSLVSREVIADSVELSVRGHCYDALVGFAGCDKSLPGMMMAMLRLNVPSIFVYGGSILPGRYHDRDVTVVDVFEAVGQHAAGNCPIKDLTELEKVACPGHGACGGQYTANTMACVGEAIGLSLPNSNMVPAPYTTREQIAVAAGAQVMELIAANIRPRDICTREAFINAARIVAATGGSTNGALHLPAMANEAGIDFDLFDVAEIFKSTPYIADLKPGGKYVAKDMYEAGGVYMLMKTMLANGLLYGDCLTVTGKTLGENIDRVTWNPDQKVIYDVKAPITPTGGVVGLRGTLAPNGAIVKVAGMHRLQFTGPARVFDCEEDTFAAVEAREINEGEVIVIRYEGPKGGPGMREMLSTTAALYGLGLGEKVALITDGRFSGATRGFCIGHVGPEAADGGPIALVENGDIIRIDAETGTIDLDVAEDVLAARRANWVPRAHDYQSGALWRYAATVGPAYKGAVTHPGASAETHVYADI
- a CDS encoding N-formylglutamate amidohydrolase, with protein sequence MLICDHASNAVPDGVDLGIPAALLHKHIAIDIGAAPLTGVLATRLEAPAILATVSRLVIDLHRQPDHASLIPVVSDGHAIPGNVVAERADRVARFHAPYHRALARLIQAASPTLLASIHSFTPELESGAASARPWHAGILYNRDRRAADIAVAMLRASGIETGDNEPYSGRVLNATLNRHGEANGIPSLAIEIRNDLISDEAGVARWADILGPILIKISNSLAQKAPLAT
- a CDS encoding 4-(cytidine 5'-diphospho)-2-C-methyl-D-erythritol kinase, which translates into the protein MIVEQAPAKINLALHVRSRRDDGYHEIETLFAFVQDGDELRLADGPPSLVIEGPFAGLLTGEGDNLVTRAASAYAAEFAKPAGAFTLVKRLPVASGIGGGSADAAAALRALARRDDVSLDDPRLFAIADSLGSDVPACLLGRSALGRGRGEQLEPVDGLTGMPVLLVNPGVAVSTGPVFAAWDGRDRGPIGDGALLGRALLGRNDLEAPARSIAPAIGDALALLLDGAGTRLVRMSGSGATCFALYDRPEDRTAAANAVRAARPGWWCLESVLA